The region acattactattatccatcgttgtattgtATTCTTCTtcgaaggtctgtgaaactcagaaaccctagttccttgatcacaccttgggagctcaatattaataatagtatcaagtggacgtaggtcattaccaattgctgggaccgaaccactataaaaccctgtgttctttatctttccattagattattttcaagctctatatcattttcttgtcgtttcttagactccatgtcgttgaccaaaataaGGGTCAACATGTTTGATTAAAATTATGTTAAGAAATATTTTTAtactaattttttaaattcaaagttATATTTTTGTACATATTAACCGATGAGAGTGTAAAATAGTACTGAAACAAGATGATTATCccaaaaaatatacataaatgtATAATTTACTATAAAACATAAAAAGAATCTTcacaatttattattattattattattgaacaAATCTCAAGGACCATTCTATTTCTATCAAATGTGAAAACTCCATTTTATGCATATCTATGTAGAAATAAATATAGTGAACTAATGTGGGTGTGAGCatagataaataaaaaaaattgagaaaagaaaatgaaaaagaagaCTTTTATTAGAGAAAAAACTAACCGTTAGAAAGGGACACGTGTCAGAAAGTGGATCCACCTGTCTCCTTTGGATTCTCTGTGCCAAGGCTAATCACTCTTACCATATCCCATCTCTTCCACACTCTCCCCTCTAGTATTCCTTCCTTGTTTGTTTCCTCAGTTTTCTCTTCTTAGGCAAAGAATACATTCCCatccctctccctctccctctctctctcctctcttccTACCCGTGACTCTCAAtccatcttcttctccctctTCAGTTGTGCTCTAATGGGATTTAGCCACAATCACTGACAATGTCAAACCCTTCTCCCAAATCTTCAACCTTTACCTTCTTCTTCACTTACTTCGCCTTCTGTTCCGCCATTTTTACCGGCGCCGCCACTGAATTCGACTTCGGCACCTTGACTTTGAGCAGTTTGAAGCTTTTGGGAGATGCCCATTTGAACAATGGCAGTGTTCGACTCACACGTGACCTTCCGGTCCCCAACTCTGGCTCCGGCAGAGCGCTTTACACCAAACCGATCAGATTCCGGCAGATCGGAACTCACTTACCGACAAGCTTCTCCACATTCTTCACTTTCTCAGTCATGAATCTCAACCCTTCTTCGATCGGTGGCGGACTTGCTTTCATCATCTCACCAGACGACGAGGCAGTCGGAGACGCTGGCGGGTCGCTGGGTCTCATGATTTCAGAAGGTCCGAGTTCCGGGTCGGGTTTTCTGGCGGTTGAATTCGATACTCTTATGGACGTGGAGTATAAGGACATAAATGGCAACCACGTGGGGTTTGATCTGAACAGTATGGTTTCTTCTCAAGTCGCGGATTTAGGAGCTGTTGATATCGATCTCAAAAGCGGTGACCTTGTGAATACTTGGATCGAATACGACGGGCCAACTCGAGTCTTCAATATATCGGTTTCGTATTCGAATCTCAAGCCGAAAGAACCCCTTTTGTCCTTTTCGCTTGATCTCGATCAGTTAGTGAACGATTTTATGTACGTGGGGTTCTCTGGTTCGACTCAGGGGAGCACTGAGGTTCATAGTATTGACTGGTGGAGCTTCTCCTCTTCTTTcgattcatcttcttcttcttctccgccacctcctcctccaacGGCTACTTTGATGAATCCAACGGCAAACACAGTGAGATCATCACCACCTCCATCAATGGCACCTTCTAATTCAGAGTCCAGTGCATCCACGGAGAAGAACACAAAGTCTTCATCATGCCACAACCAACTCTGCAAACAAGGTCCCGGAGCTGTAGCCGGAGTTGTCACAGCTAGCGCTTTCGTACTAGCCTTATTTGCCGGAGTTCTCATCTGGGTTTACTCCAAAAAGACAAAACAACTCAAGAAATCTTCGGATTCTTCATTCGCATCAGAAATCATCAGAATGCCAAAGGAATTCACATACAAACAGCTCAAAGCCGCCACCAAGTGCTTCAACGCTAACAGAATCATCGGCCATGGCGCTTTCGGGACTGTTTACAAAGGGATATTGCCAGACACCGGCGACATTATCGCTGTCAAGAGATGCAGCCATAGTGGTCAAGGAAAGGAAGAGTTTTTATCAGAGTTATCCATAATTGGAACACTCCGCCACCGCAATCTCGTCAGACTCCAAGGTTGGTGCCACGAAAAAGGCGAAATTCTCTTAGTCTACGATTTAATGCCCAACGGAAGCCTCGACAAGGCACTATTCGAAGCTAGGACTTCTCTCCCATGGCCTCACCGGAAAAAAATCCTACTCGGCGTGGCCTCAGCTCTCGCTTATCTCCACCAAGAGTGCGAAAACCAAGTCATCCACAGAGATATAAAGTCGAGCAACATCATGCTAGACGAAGGGTTCAATGCCCGATTAGGCGATTTCGGTCTAGCTCGGCAGATAGAGCACGATAAATCACCGGACGCCACAGTCGCGGCGGGAACAATGGGGTACTTGGCGCCGGAGTATCTTGTCACCGGTAGAGCTAGCGAAAAAACCGACGTGTTCAGCTACGGCGCGGTGGTTCTCGAAGTGGCTAGCGGGAGAAGACCCATTGAGAGAGAGGTCACTGGGGTCGGAAAATTTGGGGTGGCGAGCAATTTGGTGGAGTGGGTGTGGAGTTTGCATAGGGAAGGGAAGCTGCTAACGGCGGCGGACGATAGACTCGAGGGTGAGTATGAAGAGGCGGAGGTGAGAAGGGTTTTGCTTGTTGGGCTTGTGTGTTCGCACCCGGACCCGTTGGCCCGGCCCACTATGAGGGCGGTTGTCCAAATGCTGGTGGGTGAGGCGGAGGTGCCGGTGGTTCCGAGAGCTAAGCCTTCCACCACTTTCAGTACTTCTCATCTTTTGCTCAGTTTGCAAGACAGTGTTTCGGACTGTAATGATGGTATGATGATCACTCTCTCCACTTCGTCGTCCGAGAAGAGCTTTGACGGTGCTGATGACGTCTAGGGTTGATCCAACGGTCGATTGGGGTTTGGGATGATGGGATTTTgtttaattcaaaaaaaaaattaaaaactcatattGTATTTATTATTTCGATATTGAATTAATTTTTGTACGTAAAACACAATAATTCACATGCAATGTAAGAAAATTTTAGAGGTCTtagattaaggtgagttttgctttattgttttaaattttatgtttCAGTTGTATACCATCAATATTAATTTCTTcttgggtaattttttttttttttttttaaaaagtaattgACAGAAAAGTGCAAAAGATTAAAAAGTTGAGAAGATTTTCATTATGAACAATCATTAAATAAATAACTATTAATAATATATAGGGATATCAAAATTTACACCAAACAAAATTATAGGCACATCACAACGACATTACTCcgtatatatttaaatataatttatttcttcaaaaaaaaaattatttagtgtTACTAGTAAACAAATGCAATATAATCATGATTAACTTATTTCTATTACACCTTTTTATAtgatttttcttctattttttttttttttgctctttTACGATTTGTTGTTCGGAGTATACAAATGTTACACGAAAATTTCGAGAATAgataaatagcctcgaaatgtaggctcgtaaaatgTAAATTCAAGATTAACAAGTGTTAGCATTGCACTTGTATAATTTTTCAGGAAGTTCCAAAGTGTTATCcatcaaaattcaagagatgacacgacgaatgagaaagcggcacgtgacatcacaagtcatggaaaaatgacaaagtattgaagaaaaaaaaacgatGAGCAAAtaaggataggtccaggacctataaaGAAGTCGACTAGGCCTAGACCCCTTACGGGTGGTCGGCTTGGCCCTAGCCCCtaagggtggtcgacctgaccacaatctctaggggtggtcgaccgacatgctcaagagccacatgggtggtcggcccaccctattcttcatagggtggtcgacctaaactCCTAAATACACTTCactggataaagttcacgctcgttcaagTTGAAATCATCAGGCCTAGAacccagaaggtcatcaggcctagcacccaaaagatCAGCAGACTTTGCACCTAGAGGGTcattaggcctagcacccaagctaaagggtcatcgggcctagcacctaagtcacaTAGACCAACCActgaaggtttcaatcgtgcatcgtcaaccacgatctagagaaacaacgagaagacccacgatctcatagtcatggggaggtggacgcatatctccactcacaatgatcatgtgccaaaccacgatccccagtattactgatcatgtaacaacctcTGGGTACTATGAATAAAGGACCTAGGGCTTCATAAAGAGGACCTTTGGACGATTTTTAGACAGATAttttctggggagaaactctgggcaaattgGTAACAAGTGAACTCTTCAGTTTAtctgtgtaattgtctatcgagtgctTCAATACTAAaggctaagtggattaggttattactgttcatcaaaatagggctgaaccactataaaaattttgtgtgtttgtttaagatatttgtactctgtcgtatattatatttatttcattcaaaatgtgtcgtatactgtacatacgaccgttggccaatttcacaggtcaacattttggtgctttcattgagaggacgaaatcaaaaaacacactttcatcagttttacgatgcccCCAAAACCCAGCCAGACAAAGAGGACGGTTAAcaggtgttgacgcggttcttcggcaatagataattaatagaataaggagtgggattagtgctaaataatgaaccgtaatagatgaatgatctccaagtaaaatgataacacgaCTACTTTTTtgggtggttcaaaggttaaaatccttctagtctaccagccaatattatt is a window of Humulus lupulus chromosome 4, drHumLupu1.1, whole genome shotgun sequence DNA encoding:
- the LOC133831031 gene encoding L-type lectin-domain containing receptor kinase VIII.1-like; amino-acid sequence: MSNPSPKSSTFTFFFTYFAFCSAIFTGAATEFDFGTLTLSSLKLLGDAHLNNGSVRLTRDLPVPNSGSGRALYTKPIRFRQIGTHLPTSFSTFFTFSVMNLNPSSIGGGLAFIISPDDEAVGDAGGSLGLMISEGPSSGSGFLAVEFDTLMDVEYKDINGNHVGFDLNSMVSSQVADLGAVDIDLKSGDLVNTWIEYDGPTRVFNISVSYSNLKPKEPLLSFSLDLDQLVNDFMYVGFSGSTQGSTEVHSIDWWSFSSSFDSSSSSSPPPPPPTATLMNPTANTVRSSPPPSMAPSNSESSASTEKNTKSSSCHNQLCKQGPGAVAGVVTASAFVLALFAGVLIWVYSKKTKQLKKSSDSSFASEIIRMPKEFTYKQLKAATKCFNANRIIGHGAFGTVYKGILPDTGDIIAVKRCSHSGQGKEEFLSELSIIGTLRHRNLVRLQGWCHEKGEILLVYDLMPNGSLDKALFEARTSLPWPHRKKILLGVASALAYLHQECENQVIHRDIKSSNIMLDEGFNARLGDFGLARQIEHDKSPDATVAAGTMGYLAPEYLVTGRASEKTDVFSYGAVVLEVASGRRPIEREVTGVGKFGVASNLVEWVWSLHREGKLLTAADDRLEGEYEEAEVRRVLLVGLVCSHPDPLARPTMRAVVQMLVGEAEVPVVPRAKPSTTFSTSHLLLSLQDSVSDCNDGMMITLSTSSSEKSFDGADDV